In Rhodothermus marinus DSM 4252, a single genomic region encodes these proteins:
- a CDS encoding DUF5615 family PIN-like protein, with translation MTETVHLLADMNISPLTVALMQQQGWDVIRVSDRLPANAPDWEVLRLAREENRVLITHDLDFSSLLAISGWSKPSLITLRLHNVDPDTVARYVDRVLRRFGQRLLEGCAVSVDEQSIRLRPLPIS, from the coding sequence ATGACCGAAACAGTTCATCTGCTCGCCGACATGAACATCTCGCCATTAACTGTTGCGCTAATGCAACAGCAGGGCTGGGATGTAATTCGTGTTTCGGATCGACTACCGGCCAATGCGCCGGACTGGGAGGTACTGCGACTTGCCCGGGAAGAAAATCGCGTTCTCATAACACATGACCTTGATTTTTCTTCACTTTTAGCAATTTCAGGATGGTCAAAACCCTCTCTGATTACGCTTCGCCTGCACAACGTAGATCCCGATACTGTTGCACGCTATGTAGATCGTGTTCTGCGACGATTCGGGCAACGCTTGCTCGAAGGCTGTGCAGTCAGCGTAGATGAACAAAGCATCAGATTACGTCCTCTACCTATTTCCTGA
- a CDS encoding DUF433 domain-containing protein, whose protein sequence is MKPLDRITINPEICLGQPTIRGTRITVSTILKLLASGKTVQEVLEAYPELEAEDIYQALAYAAWHVSEQVHPDLPEQA, encoded by the coding sequence ATGAAGCCACTGGATCGCATCACGATCAACCCGGAAATCTGTCTGGGTCAGCCCACCATCCGGGGAACGCGCATCACGGTCAGCACCATCCTGAAGCTGCTGGCCTCGGGTAAAACCGTACAGGAGGTGCTGGAAGCCTATCCGGAGCTGGAAGCCGAAGACATCTACCAGGCACTTGCCTATGCGGCCTGGCATGTTTCGGAACAGGTTCATCCGGACTTGCCGGAACAGGCATGA